A window from Fusarium musae strain F31 chromosome 8, whole genome shotgun sequence encodes these proteins:
- a CDS encoding hypothetical protein (EggNog:ENOG41) produces MADHKKHESSGSMSSMLDKLKLSDGLHDAKVHLVHQKHKIGKLANLFNKNHRHDEEHEQRCDDKRTSIAEQNRFKSYFPMRAGNHVKWYVDGRDYFWAVSIALEQAKESIYIADWWLSPELFLRRPPYAAQEYRLDKLIKRKAEEGVQIYVCVYKEVEQALTCNSAHTKHALRRLCPKGSPGHGNIHVGRHPDHNVFENFGDMTWYWAHHEKFIVIDYEIAFIGGLDLCFGRWDNHQHPLSDIHPTNVQDEIWPGQDFNNNRVMDFQNVSSWQDNELSKADYGRMPWHDVAMCIQGGWASDASLQNTELRSISKLSNFKIGPTVYDVGENFVLRWNFVKRDKYKRDERFDWLVLENRENEDEDLIGVQRPKHPVGEYVKHPYTPLSTKNLENRGTVNCQLVRSSADWSSGILTDHSIQNAYIEIISKAQHYVYIENQFFITATGDQQAPIKNTIGRAIVDAVVRAAKEGRKFRVIVLIPAIPGFAGDLREQAATGTRAIMDYQYKSICRGEHSIFGQCRAEGVDPEKYIFFFNLRSYDRLNKTPAIIKAEKETGISYQQVQRAEAEEIMGEGIHGSYDPEDSEGDEHMRGDKKQKELDEDIKKTMEARKKFEAAMPKKEVHTTSSVAHHAMAGTGEGLKGESWFEEDPESEIKNWIQEELYIHGKLLLVDDRIAICGSSNLNDRSQLGDHDSELSVVMEDTRLIPSTMDGKPFEAGYHAATLRRYLWREHMGLLPPQPHDASQDINAMPPTVNPNNDIYDQDESYKFVEDPLSDELWEKWTSQADKNTELFRHLFHADPDDHIRTFDDYDRYLPPRGVKAGHIFDQFMPPEDAREKLSQIKGHLVWFPLHFLEDAEMAEWGLQVNSVTESIYT; encoded by the exons ATGGCGGATCACAAGAAGCATGAGAGCTCTGGCTCAATGAGTTCCATGTTGGACAAGCTCAAGTTAAGCGATGGCCTCCACGATGCAAAAGTTCATCTCGTCCATCAAAA GCACAAGATTGGTAAACTGGCAAATCTG TTCAACAAAAACCACAGACACGATGAAGAACATGAGCAGCGATGTGATGACAAGCGAACTTCCATCGCCGAGCAGAACCGCTTCAAATCTTACTTCCCAATGCGCGCTGGCAACCACGTCAAGTGGTATGTAGATGGTCGAGATTACTTCTGGGCTGTGTCCATTGCTCTCGAGCAAGCCAAAGAATCCATCTATATCGCCGACTGGTGGCTGTCACCAGAGCTATTCCTCCGTCGACCCCCATACGCCGCGCAAGAATACAGACTGGACAAATTGATCAAGAGAAAGGCGGAGGAAGGTGTCCAGATTTATGTTTGTGTCTATAAGGAAGTTGAGCAGGCCTTGACTTGCAACTCAGCTCATACCAAGCATGCGTTGAGGAG ACTTTGCCCCAAGGGCTCTCCTGGTCATGGAAACATCCATGTTGGTCGTCATCCCGATCACAATGTCTTTGAAAACTTTGG CGATATGACATGGTACTGGGCACATCACGAAAAGTTCATTGTAATTGACTACGAGATCGCATTCATAGGAGGCCTAGATCTATGCTTCGGACGATGGGATAACCACCAGCACCCTCTGTCGGATATTCATCCCACCAACGTTCAGGATGAAATTTGGCCAGGACAAGACTTCAATAACAACAGAGTCATGGACTTCCAGAATGTGTCTTCCTGGCAAGATAACGAGTTAAGCAAAGCAGACTACGGTCGTATGCCGTGGCACGATGTGGCGATGTGTATTCAAGGTGGGTGGGCATCAGACGCCTCACTTCAAAACACCGAACTTCGATCAATTTCTAAGCTttctaactttaaaataggCCCAACAGTGTATGATGTAGGAGAGAACTTCGTATTGCGATGGAATTTCGTCAAACGTGATAAATATaagagagacgagagattCGACtggttggtgttggagaaCAGGGAgaatgaagacgaggacctTATTGGCGTACAACGCCCGAAACACCCCGTTGGAGAATACGTTAAGCATCCTTACACTCCTCTAAGTACTAAAAACCTTGAAAACAGAGGCACAGTCAACTGCCAGCTCGTCCGATCAAGCGCCGACTGGAGTAGCGGTATTCTGACCGACCACTCCATTCAGAACGCGTATATTGAGATCATCTCCAAGGCTCAGCACTACGTTTACATCGAGAACCAGTTCTTTATCACTGCAACAGGCGATCAACAGGCTCCAATCAAGAATACTATTGGCCGCGCGATTGTCGATGCCGTTGTGAGGGCTGCGAAAGAGGGCCGCAAATTCCGCGTCATCGTTCTTATTCCTGCCATTCCTGGATTTGCTGGAGATCTCAGAGAGCAAGCTGCTACGGGCACGCGAGCTATTATGGATTACCAGTACAAGTCTATTTGTCGGGGTGAGCATTCTATCTTCGGACAATGTCGCGCTGAGGGCGTAGACCCGGAGAAGtacattttcttcttcaacttgcgATCTTATGATCGTCTTAATAAAACTCCTGCTATCATCAaagctgagaaggagaccGGTATCAGCTACCAACAGGTGCAGCGtgcagaagctgaggagATCATGGGCGAAGGTATTCACGGCTCATATGACCCCGAGGATAGTGAGGGCGATGAACACATGCGTGGCGATAAAAAGcagaaggagcttgatgaggatatcaagaaaACCATGGAGGCACGAAAGAAGTTTGAAGCTGCCATGCCCAAGAAGGAAGTTCACACAACTTCCTCTGTTGCACACCATGCTATGGCTGGTACTGGTGAAGGCCTAAAGGGCGAGTCTTGGTTTGAGGAGGATCCTGAGTCAGAGATCAAGAACTGGATTCAGGAAGAGCTTTACATCCACGGCAAGTTGCTGCTGGTCGATGACAGAATTGCCATCTGCGGAAGCAGTAACCTTAACGATCGAAGTCAACTGGGTGACCACGACAGTGAGCTTAGTGTTGTCATGGAGGATACTCGCCTCATCCCTAGTACTATGGATGGAAAGCCCTTCGAAGCGGGTTATCACGCAGCAACCCTACGTCGATACCTTTGGCGTGAGCACATGGGTCTCTTGCCCCCTCAACCCCATGATGCTTCGCAAGACATCAACGCCATGCCTCCGACCGTCAACCCCAACAACGATATCTACGACCAAGATGAGAGCTACAAGTTTGTTGAAGATCCTCTCAGCGATGAACTCTGGGAGAAGTGGACAAGCCAGGCAGACAAGAACACCGAGCTATTCCGCCACTTATTCCACGCCGATCCAGATGACCATATCAGGACTTTCGACGATTATGATCGATATCTTCCTCCACGCGGTGTCAAAGCTGGCCATATCTTTGACCAGTTCATGCCTCCCGAAGACGCCAGAGAGAAGCTGTCGCAAATCAAGGGCCATTTGGTTTGGTTCCCCTTGCACTTCCTTGAAGATGCTGAGATGGCGGAATGGGGATTGCAGGTCAATTCTGTGACTGAGTCTATTTACACGTAA
- a CDS encoding hypothetical protein (EggNog:ENOG41) produces the protein MSAVYPPGGTIVQSLKRTFADVPVDEANGNAVSTVEFLEASESLTTIFDAIGGVAFGPVKKDILGNVEKLRARHAAAPAESATVQDLVRNELKTGKHTATEGCLWLVRGLDFTKQGLEHNVQNPSVELSDSFRDAYGNTLKPHHSFMVKPIFSAAMSAVPYRKDFYAKLGDNPEKVQTDLEAYLASFSKVVAILKEFINSKEAKW, from the exons atgtctgctGTCTATCCTCCCGGTGGTACCATCGTCCAGTCGCTCAAGCGAACCTTCGCCGACGTTCCTGTCGATGAGGCCAATGGCAATGCTGTCTCTACCGTTGAGTTTCTAGAGGCTTCTGAGTCTCTGACCACCATCTTTG ATGCCATTGGTGGTGTTGCTTTCGGCCCCGTCAAGAAGGATATTCTTGGCAACGTCGAG AAGCTCCGTGCTCGCCACGCCGCTGCTCCCGCCGAGTCCGCTACCGTCCAGGACCTTGTCCGCAACGAGCTCAAGACTGGCAAGCACACTGCCACCGAGGGCTGCCTCTGGCTCGTCCG TGGTCTTGACTTCACCAAGCAGGGCCTCGAGCACAACGTCCAAAACCCCTCCGTCGAGCTCTCCGACTCCTTCCGCGACGCATATGGCAACACTCTGAAGCCCCACCACAGCTTCATGGTCAAGCCCATCTTCAGCGCTGCCATGTCCGCTGTTCCCTACCGAAAGGACTTCTACGCCAAGCTTGGGGACAACCCTGAGAAGGTCCAGACCGATCTTGAGGCTTATCTTGCTTCTTTCTCGAAGGTCGTTGCCATCCTCAAGGAATTTATCAACAGCAAGGAGGCCAAGTGGTAA
- a CDS encoding hypothetical protein (CAZy:CE10~MEROPS:MER0033237), with the protein METEFTPSESRPTTPEPPGYVNPLESSSRWYLIARAQAIRSAASLGFSIANRTDPPAPSPTKDIWLDATLSKADLSRADRAKTKIKAEVWMPPRPALGARAAVINFHGGGWILGQGTDDARWAGAIMANLDAVVFTVNYRLAPSCPFPTPIEDCVDAVLQIKHRAAEFGIDPDRIILSGFSAGATNALASWLILNDPDRWGYKFPIEPPKIAGITLYYPLLDWTISRPEKRLTCSKPEFTLPKGLTDLIDASFIYPIIPREERCDPRLSPGLMPDELLKKLPPIHLVLCEYDMLLAEGLKFSNRLKAANKKFTLRIVEGERHAWDCPPPMSPKESVAIEYQEAVETMASWFGQKCETDTKSMRSMRLKRPVLKRPKYLSFKTWSGR; encoded by the coding sequence ATGGAGACTGAATTCACACCCTCTGAGTCACGGCCAACCACTCCGGAACCTCCGGGCTATGTGAATCCTCTCGAGTCCAGCTCTAGATGGTACCTGATCGCTCGTGCCCAAGCTATTCGTTCTGCTGCCAGTCTGGGTTTCAGTATCGCTAATCGTACGGATCCTCCTGCACCCTCACCAACCAAGGACATCTGGCTCGATGCTACCCTATCCAAGGCTGATCTTAGCCGCGCCGACCGCGCCAAGACAAAGATCAAGGCCGAAGTATGGATGCCGCCCCGTCCCGCGCTCGGCGCCCGGGCTGCCGTTATAAACTTCCACGGAGGCGGATGGATTCTCGGTCAAGGCACCGACGATGCCCGTTGGGCCGGTGCTATCATGGCTAATCTCGACGCCGTTGTCTTCACTGTCAACTATCGTCTCGCGCCATCTTGTCCCTTCCCAACACCAATCGAGGATTGTGTGGATGCAGTTCTTCAAATCAAGCATCGTGCGGCGGAATTCGGCATAGACCCTGATCGTATCATCCTGTCGGGGTTTTCCGCTGGGGCCACAAATGCCCTGGCAAGTTGGCTCATTCTCAATGACCCTGATCGATGGGGTTACAAGTTCCCCATAGAGCCTCCAAAGATTGCCGGCATCACTCTCTACTATCCGCTTCTGGATTGGACCATCTCGCGTCCGGAAAAACGGCTTACATGTTCAAAGCCGGAGTTTACCTTACCCAAGGGCCTAACAGATCTTATCGACGCTTCCTTCATCTACCCAATCATTCCTCGCGAGGAGCGTTGCGATCCAAGACTATCCCCGGGGTTGATGCCTGATGAGTTGCTAAAGAAGCTTCCTCCTATTCACTTGGTCTTGTGCGAGTATGACATGCTCCTGGCTGAGGGTCTCAAGTTCTCGAATCGCCTCAAGGCTGCTAACAAGAAGTTCACATTGCGTATAGTCGAAGGAGAGAGACACGCATGGGATTGTCCACCACCTATGTCACCAAAAGAGAGTGTTGCCATTGAGTATCAAGAAGCCGTGGAAACAATGGCCAGTTGGTTTGGGCAGAAGTGCGAGACCGACACTAAATCCATGCGATCAATGAGACTAAAAAGGCCAGTTCTCAAGCGACCAAAGTACCTCTCCTTCAAAACCTGGTCCGGGAGGTAG
- a CDS encoding hypothetical protein (EggNog:ENOG41): MASPETSRPASAVLSIDTRPSAAILSSAFSSPRSASPSRTIRETMRDSAVELRNSARSSMDGTTTTTNGAVVPSSRTSLDSGRTSMSSDWPVHPGEINTIAQLDTLPIGTEVTFRARIETQRPISKVLDFLLLRDQTHSVQGVLARDASNADFITWVRKINPESLVQITGILKSPPEPIRSATHSNVEVDVVSVHLVNPAQNLPFSNYKPPETLRNRMNARILDLRHPSNQALFRVRSMVSRIFRSTLEEQGFVEINTPKLQPAATESGAAVFAVNYFGRRAFLAQSPQLAKQEAISADFGRVFEIGPVFRAENSNTHRHLTEYTGLDLEMAIDTDYHEVIQFIDIFLKEVFRTVYASRELEVIRKRWPSGEFKWLEETPIIPFSEGIQMLRDDGRDVEEEDLSTPDEMRLGQLVREKYGTDYYVLDKFPANARPFYTAKDPEDPKWTRSFDIFIRGQEICSGGQRIHNVDELRANMAAAGMAEDGMEDYLTAFELGAPPHAGAGLGLERIVAWMLELGDVRYASLFHRDPKSLPTKAPGLPHPEADTTKPHHADSPPPIEKLIANYGDATNTSWLDDRFQIWRHSTGAAVGWVQREKFAMITGDPLCDRSQYTQVIREFIHYITVDLRLTPFWMLVSYEVQKILASELRWRSLSCTEEQRVDADKHNSAQIDGLAAKARRVEREGVKIHEVKPDEDFISRANPAIEAWKGTRKGKGKQVHLTEVRPWIDQEHRRYFAAEKDGKVMSMVVLAKLAPRHGWQVKWALDFPGAVNGAIEVLVSFALQNVSGKVTFGAGVSEKLTPGEHVGGIRAKFLSASYRSIVDSLGLRRKASFRSKFGALGEEIYICYPKHGVGLRDLQNVIKFFTE; encoded by the coding sequence ATGGCGAGCCCGGAGACCAGCCGGCCTGCTTCAGCAGTGCTTAGCATTGACACAAGACCATCCGCTGCTATTTTGAGTTCGGCTTTCTCATCACCTCGTTCCGCGTCTCCCTCTAGAACTATCCGCGAAACCATGCGCGATAGCGCCGTTGAACTGCGCAATTCTGCTCGATCTAGTATGGATGGCACAACCACCACTACCAACGGCGCTGTTGTTCCCAGCAGCCGCACTTCTCTCGACAGCGGTCGAACAAGCATGAGCTCTGACTGGCCTGTTCATCCTGGCGAAATCAACACTATTGCACAGCTCGATACTTTGCCCATTGGCACCGAAGTCACTTTCCGAGCTCGTATCGAGACTCAGCGACCTATTTCAAAGGTTCTcgacttcctcctcctccgcgaCCAGACACACTCCGTTCAGGGTGTTCTCGCCCGTGATGCCAGTAATGCCGACTTTATCACATGGGTACGAAAGATCAACCCCGAATCTCTTGTCCAGATCACTGGTATCCTCAAGAGCCCTCCCGAGCCGATTCGATCGGCTACACACTCCAATGTTGAGGTCGATGTCGTGTCTGTTCACCTCGTCAACCCCGCTCAGAACCTCCCCTTTAGCAACTACAAGCCCCCAGAGACCCTGCGCAACCGCATGAACGCCCGAATCCTCGATCTCCGACACCCTTCCAACCAGGCGCTTTTCCGTGTGCGTTCAATGGTCTCCCGCATCTTCCGAAGCACCCTCGAAGAGCAAGGCTTTGTTGAGATCAACACCCCTAAGCTTCAGCCTGCCGCCACTGAAAGTGGTGCTGCTGTCTTCGCCGTAAACTACTTCGGCCGTCGTGCTTTCCTCGCCCAGAGTCCTCAGCTCGCCAAGCAAGAGGCTATCTCTGCCGACTTCGGTCGCGTTTTCGAGATTGGCCCCGTCTTCCGTGCCGAGAACTCCAATACTCACCGTCACTTGACGGAATACACTGGCCTCGATCTTGAAATGGCCATTGACACCGATTATCATGAGGTCATCCAATTCATCGACATATTCCTCAAGGAAGTCTTCAGAACCGTTTATGCCTCCCGAGAGCTCGAGGTCATTCGCAAGAGATGGCCTAGTGGTGAGTTCAAGTGGCTAGAGGAAACCCCCATCATCCCCTTCAGCGAAGGTATCCAGATGCTACGTGATGACGGACGTGacgtcgaggaggaggatctgTCGACTCCCGACGAGATGAGACTTGGCCAGCTTGTGCGCGAGAAGTACGGTACAGACTACTACGTCCTCGACAAGTTCCCTGCCAACGCTCGCCCCTTCTACACTGCCAAGGATCCCGAAGATCCCAAGTGGACTCGATCTTTCGATATCTTCATTCGAGGCCAAGAGATTTGCTCCGGTGGTCAACGTATCCACAACGTCGATGAGCTCCGCGCCAACATGGCTGCCGCTGGCATGGCCGAGGATGGTATGGAAGATTACCTTACCGCCTTTGAGCTGGGTGCTCCGCCCCATGCTGGtgctggtcttggtcttgagcgAATCGTCGCTTGgatgcttgagcttggcgaTGTTCGCTATGCATCTCTATTCCACCGTGATCCCAAGTCTCTTCCTACTAAGGCACCTGGTCTGCCTCACCCTGAGGCTGACACTACCAAGCCTCACCACGCCGACTCCCCTCCTCCCATCGAGAAACTCATTGCCAACTACGGTGATGCTACCAACACCTCCTGGCTCGATGATCGTTTCCAGATTTGGCGACACTCCACGGGTGCCGCTGTTGGATGGGTCCAACGCGAGAAGTTTGCTATGATTACTGGTGATCCTCTCTGCGACCGCAGCCAGTACACTCAAGTCATCCGCGAATTTATCCACTACATTACTGTGGACCTCCGATTAACACCTTTCTGGATGCTGGTTTCTTATGAGGTCCAGAAGATTCTTGCCTCTGAACTTCGCTGGCGAAGCTTGTCTTGCACCGAGGAGCAGCGTGTCGACGCTGATAAGCACAACAGCGCCCAGATCGATGGCCTCGCTGCTAAGGCTCGCCGCGTTGAACGTGAGGGTGTCAAGATCCATGAGGTCAAGCCCGACGAAGACTTCATCTCTCGTGCTAACCCCGCCATCGAAGCATGGAAGGGCACTCGTAAGGGCAAGGGTAAACAGGTTCACCTTACTGAGGTCCGCCCCTGGATTGACCAGGAGCACCGCCGATACTTTGCTGCcgagaaggatggcaaggTCATGTCCATGGTCGTTTTGGCCAAGCTTGCTCCTCGCCACGGCTGGCAGGTCAAGTGGGCTCTGGACTTCCCTGGCGCCGTTAACGGCGCCATTGAGGTGCTTGTGAGCTTTGCTCTTCAGAACGTCAGCGGAAAGGTCACCTTTGGCGCTGGTGTTTCCGAGAAGCTTACCCCTGGTGAGCACGTTGGCGGTATTCGTGCCAAGTTCCTTAGTGCCAGCTACCGATCCATCGTCGACAGTCTCGGCCTCCGTCGCAAGGCATCATTCCGATCCAAGTTCGGTGCCCTCGGCGAGGAAATCTACATCTGCTACCCCAAGCACGGTGTCGGCCTGCGCGATCTACAGAACGTCATCAAGTTCTTCACCGAATAA